One segment of Deferribacterota bacterium DNA contains the following:
- a CDS encoding DMT family transporter, with protein MKFSLKASDRFYESIADISLLLVSLCWGSTFVIIKIALNEVSVLDFLFLRFLLATFCMLPLFIVKYKYINIKSIGAGIFLGILLFLLFAYQTIGIAYTKSAEAAFITGSYIIYTPIFSVLILKKKPYKSSIIGVLLAFIGLLVMTLRWKLNLSVGELYLILNAIFLALHII; from the coding sequence ATGAAATTTAGTTTAAAAGCTTCAGATAGGTTTTATGAGTCAATAGCTGATATCTCTCTTTTATTAGTTTCTCTTTGTTGGGGTTCTACTTTTGTTATTATAAAAATAGCTTTAAATGAAGTATCTGTATTAGATTTTTTATTTTTGCGTTTTTTATTAGCAACCTTCTGTATGTTGCCCCTATTTATAGTAAAATATAAATATATAAATATTAAAAGTATTGGTGCTGGAATATTTTTAGGTATTCTTTTATTTTTACTTTTTGCATACCAAACAATTGGCATAGCTTATACTAAATCAGCTGAAGCTGCATTTATAACGGGCTCATATATTATCTATACCCCTATCTTTTCAGTTTTAATTCTTAAGAAAAAACCCTATAAATCATCTATTATAGGTGTTTTATTAGCGTTTATTGGACTTTTGGTAATGACTTTAAGATGGAAATTAAACTTGAGTGTGGGAGAGCTCTATCTAATACTAAATGCAATTTTTCTTGCACTTCATATTATCT